Proteins encoded within one genomic window of Triticum urartu cultivar G1812 unplaced genomic scaffold, Tu2.1 TuUngrouped_contig_1866, whole genome shotgun sequence:
- the LOC125526783 gene encoding peroxidase 2-like has protein sequence MDNDKLAALVVVALLGCMAHTCQASYGYPNPMPPIPSPTPPTAPALTLNYYSYSCPNAEAIVREAVKNATDNNRGIGAGLIRLFFHDCFVRGCDASVLLDATTANPEPEKLGIPNFPSLRGFEVIDAAKTKLEKECGGVVSCADIVAFAGRDASFFLSNGVVDIKMPAGRYDGRVSFANETLRDLPPPFANVTVLEAMFKAKGLDLDDMVTLSGAHTVGISHCSSFADRLPADPSDPTSMEPVLASSLQQKCSRGGDPVAVQDDVTPRDLDKQYYQNVLDRKVLFKSDAALLSPQTLKAVEHNAKNPGKWERKFTDAMVKMGNTEVKTKANGEIRKQCRFVN, from the exons ATGGATAATGATAAGCTTGCTGCCTTGGTTGTGGTAGCATTGCTCGGTTGTATGGCGCATACATGCCAAGCGAGCTATGGGTATCCCAACCCAATGCCGCCCATCCCAAGCCCGACACCACCTACGGCACCGGCGCTCACCCTGAACTACTACAGCTATTCCTGCCCTAATGCGGAGGCAATTGTGAGGGAGGCCGTAAAGAACGCCACAGACAACAATCGCGGCATCGGTGCCGGTCTCATCCGGCTCTTCTTCCACGACTGTTTCGTCAGG GGTTGCGATGCCTCGGTTCTCCTAGACGCGACGACGGCCAACCCGGAGCCGGAGAAGCTTGGCATTCCAAACTTCCCCAGCCTCCGCGGCTTCGAGGTGATCGACGCCGCAAAGACGAAGCTTGAGAAGGAGTGCGGTGGGGTTGTCTCGTGCGCTGACATCGTCGCTTTCGCTGGACGCGACGCCAGCTTCTTCCTCAGCAACGGCGTGGTAGACATCAAAATGCCGGCTGGCCGGTACGACGGGCGTGTGTCTTTCGCCAACGAGACCCTCCGCGACCTGCCCCCTCCCTTCGCCAACGTCACGGTGCTGGAGGCAATGTTCAAAGCCAAGGGGCTCGACCTCGACGACATGGTCACCCTCTCAGGCGCGCACACCGTCGGGATCTCTCACTGCTCGTCCTTCGCTGACCGCCTCCCAGCCGACCCCTCGGACCCCACGTCCATGGAACCCGTGTTGGCTAGCTCGCTACAGCAGAAGTGCAGCCGCGGCGGTGACCCCGTGGCGGTGCAGGACGACGTTACCCCCCGTGACCTGGACAAACAGTACTATCAGAACGTACTTGACCGTAAAGTGTTGTTCAAATCGGACGCGgcgctgctgtcgccgcagacaCTCAAGGCTGTGGAACACAACGCCAAGAACCCCGGGAAGTGGGAGCGAAAGTTCACGGACGCAATGGTTAAGATGGGCAACACCGAGGTGAAGACCAAGGCCAACGGGGAGATCAGAAAGCAGTGCCGGTTCGTCAATTAG